One segment of Triticum aestivum cultivar Chinese Spring chromosome 2A, IWGSC CS RefSeq v2.1, whole genome shotgun sequence DNA contains the following:
- the LOC123189780 gene encoding vesicle-associated protein 1-2 isoform X1 → MGSDSKELLGIEPLELRFPFEFMKQISCSMELTNKTDDYLAFKVKTTSPKKYCVRPNSGIVPPRSTSSVVVTMQALKQAPPDMQCKDKFLVQSAVVTEGTAVKDITGEMFKKESGNVVDEVRLKVVYVQPPRPPSPVREGSEEGSSPRPSWSDGANINYQDMQATRESDEPPLSSAHKEPSEITTETSPLISRLTEERNSAIQQNNKLREELDLVRREISKQNGNGGFPLVFVVAVALLGILLGYLMKR, encoded by the exons TCGAGTTCATGAAGCAGATCTCGTGCTCCATGGAGCTCACCAACAAGACGGACGACTACCTCGCCTTCAAG GTCAAGACGACGAGTCCCAAGAAGTACTGCGTCCGGCCCAACAGCGGCATTGTGCCGCCGCGGTCCACCAGCAGCGTCGTCG TGACAATGCAGGCGCTGAAGCAGGCGCCGCCCGACATGCAGTGCAAGGACAAGTTTCTCGTGCAGAGCGCTGTGGTGACGGAGGGAACTGCAGTCAAGGATATCACTGGAGAGATG TTTAAAAAGGAATCAGGTAATGTGGTGGATGAGGTGAGGCTCAAGGTTGTCTACGTGCAACCACCCCGACCACCATCGCCTGTGCGGGAGGGATCTGAAGAGGGTTCGTCGCCTCGGCCTTCATGGTCAGATGGGGCAAACATAAATTATCAAGAT ATGCAGGCAACAAGGGAATCTGATGAGCCTCCATTGTCCTCA GCGCACAAGGAACCATCTGAGATAACCACTGAG ACGTCCCCGTTGATTTCAAGATTAACTGAAGAGAGAAACTCTGCTATTCAGCAGAACAACAAGCTTCGTGAGGAACTG GACCTTGTGAGAAGGGAGATCAGCAAGCAGAATGGCAATGGTGGTTTCCCGTTGGTGTTTGTGGTTGCCGTTGCTCTGCTGGGAATTCTGCTGGGCTATCTCATGAAAAGATAG
- the LOC123189779 gene encoding mitotic apparatus protein p62 gives MAGEEQPLTEYEKQRLARIRENEARLQALGIRRLAASPILNQPSSAAAAAATKRKQKKRSDDADDEYLPSDGGGGEEEEEEEDSSSAGDQDSEEEFKASSRSNQKGKAKKKMNLGSSSKSTVREEGAPFTDFMDDDAALQQAIALSLAEPSKSSVTTTTDPLESSVTTTTVAETSSRGAKGRKSTPCKDDNTTPVKDSSKNRKAKKQVRSRIQLSEDDVVAIFFSFDEAGKGYIAPWDLEKMANINDFIWTDFELSKMIRCFDSDKDGKISLEEFRTIVSRCNMLQEPGE, from the exons ATGGCGGGAGAGGAGCAGCCCCTGACGGAGTACGAGAAGCAGCGACTGGCGCGGATACGGGAGAACGAGGCCCGCCTCCAGGCCCTCGGCATCCGCCGCCTAGCGGCGTCCCCCATCCTCAACCAGCCGtcctccgcggcggcggcggcggccaccaaGAGAAAACAGAAGAAACGATCCGACGATGCGGACGACGAGTACCTCCCGTCGgacgggggtggcggcgaggaagaggaggaggaggaggacagctCGTCGGCCGGTGACCAAGACTCCGAGGAGGAGTTCAAGGCTTCCTCTAGGTCTAACCAAAAG GGAAAggcaaagaagaaaatgaacttgGGAAGCTCTTCTAAAAGTACCGTTAGAGAAGAAGGTGCTCCGTTCACCGATTTTATGGATGACGATGCAGCCTTACAACAG GCGATTGCGCTCTCCCTGGCAGAACCTTCAAAAAGTTCCGTGACAACAACAACAGACCCTTTAGAAAGTTCCGTGACGACAACAACAGTTGCAGAAACTTCGAGCAGAGGAGCCAAAGGACGAAAAAGCACACCGTGCAAAGATGACAATACCACACCTGTTAAGGATTCCTCTAAAAATAGGAAGGCAAAGAAGCAG GTTAGGAGCAGAATTCAACTGTCGGAAGATGATGTGGTGGCAATATTCTTCTCATTTGATG AAGCTGGAAAAGGATACATTGCACCCTGGGATCTTGAAAAAATGGCCAATATAAATGATTTCATCTGGACAGATTTTGAGCTATCTAAGATGATCCGTTGCTTTGATAGTGACAAAGATGGAAAG ATAAGCCTTGAGGAATTCCGCACCATTGTGTCCCGATGCAACATGTTGCAAGAGCCAGGGGAGTGA
- the LOC123189780 gene encoding vesicle-associated protein 1-2 isoform X2, which produces MGSDSKELLGIEPLELRFPFEFMKQISCSMELTNKTDDYLAFKVKTTSPKKYCVRPNSGIVPPRSTSSVVVTMQALKQAPPDMQCKDKFLVQSAVVTEGTAVKDITGEMFKKESGNVVDEVRLKVVYVQPPRPPSPVREGSEEGSSPRPSWSDGANINYQDATRESDEPPLSSAHKEPSEITTETSPLISRLTEERNSAIQQNNKLREELDLVRREISKQNGNGGFPLVFVVAVALLGILLGYLMKR; this is translated from the exons TCGAGTTCATGAAGCAGATCTCGTGCTCCATGGAGCTCACCAACAAGACGGACGACTACCTCGCCTTCAAG GTCAAGACGACGAGTCCCAAGAAGTACTGCGTCCGGCCCAACAGCGGCATTGTGCCGCCGCGGTCCACCAGCAGCGTCGTCG TGACAATGCAGGCGCTGAAGCAGGCGCCGCCCGACATGCAGTGCAAGGACAAGTTTCTCGTGCAGAGCGCTGTGGTGACGGAGGGAACTGCAGTCAAGGATATCACTGGAGAGATG TTTAAAAAGGAATCAGGTAATGTGGTGGATGAGGTGAGGCTCAAGGTTGTCTACGTGCAACCACCCCGACCACCATCGCCTGTGCGGGAGGGATCTGAAGAGGGTTCGTCGCCTCGGCCTTCATGGTCAGATGGGGCAAACATAAATTATCAAGAT GCAACAAGGGAATCTGATGAGCCTCCATTGTCCTCA GCGCACAAGGAACCATCTGAGATAACCACTGAG ACGTCCCCGTTGATTTCAAGATTAACTGAAGAGAGAAACTCTGCTATTCAGCAGAACAACAAGCTTCGTGAGGAACTG GACCTTGTGAGAAGGGAGATCAGCAAGCAGAATGGCAATGGTGGTTTCCCGTTGGTGTTTGTGGTTGCCGTTGCTCTGCTGGGAATTCTGCTGGGCTATCTCATGAAAAGATAG